One Hordeum vulgare subsp. vulgare chromosome 4H, MorexV3_pseudomolecules_assembly, whole genome shotgun sequence DNA window includes the following coding sequences:
- the LOC123450400 gene encoding cold shock protein 2-like, with translation MTLTLVKGTVKWFNITKGFGFISPEDGNDDLFVHQSSIKADGYRNLNEKDIVEFDVITSDDGRTKAANVTAPGGGALAGGGGYGGGGGGVGSGRYEGGGGGSGRECYKCDKEGHISRDCPQGGGCGGGYGCGGGSGGGGGGGCFSCGESGHFSRECPDKAY, from the exons ATGACGCTAACTCT AGTGAAGGGGACCGTGAAGTGGTTCAACATCACCAAGGGGTTCGGCTTCATCTCCCCGGAGGACGGAAACGACGACCTCTTCGTCCACCAGTCCTCCATCAAGGCCGACGGCTACCGCAACCTCAACGAGAAAGACATTGTCGAGTTCGATGTCATCACCAGCGACGACGGGCGCACCAAGGCCGCCAACGTCACCGCACCAGGAGGAGGCGCGCTCGCCGGTGG GGGCGGctacggcggcggtggtggcggtgTCGGTAGCGGCCgctacgaaggaggaggaggcggcagcggccGCGAGTGCTACAAGTGCGATAAGGAGGGCCACATCTCCAGGGACTGCCCCCAGGGAGGCGGTTGCGGCGGTGGCTACGGATGCGGTGGcggtagcggcggcggcggcggtggcggctgcTTCTCCTGCGGCGAGTCTGGCCACTTCTCCCGCGAGTGCCCCGACAAGGCTTACTAG